One window of Helicobacter winghamensis ATCC BAA-430 genomic DNA carries:
- a CDS encoding glycosyltransferase — MWSLIIMAGESLEASKIESKKMESKLTQKCIVLVVSSLRMGGAEKVASFLANALVNEYRIVLALWSKKEQFYTLDPSVKVIEITSKRHGILGNFEKINALAKLFKEQRANLVISFIHQSNILAILASAKRIPTIATEHSIYTSLSGIWAYLRKLVYPYASCVTTLTHKDLRHYACLKNVRVMPNPICVAQDDSRDYSVFKPYVLSAGRMIESKHFDELLEAFAIFSKKNNGKHKEFFLLLAGDGKEREKLEKQAKDLGIKAVFLGRLETLYNAYSNAEFFALSSHKEGLSNVLIEALMCGIPVVSYDCPYGPSEIIENNGYLVELGNVESLAEHFEKTLENRDSLAKNALKINERFSEAVVLEKWRALIQEFIS, encoded by the coding sequence TTGTGGAGTTTAATCATAATGGCGGGTGAGAGTTTAGAAGCGAGCAAAATAGAATCTAAAAAGATGGAATCCAAATTAACGCAAAAGTGCATAGTGCTTGTTGTATCGTCTTTACGAATGGGCGGAGCGGAGAAAGTGGCAAGCTTCTTGGCAAATGCGCTAGTTAATGAATATAGGATTGTGCTAGCGCTTTGGAGCAAAAAAGAGCAATTCTACACGCTAGATCCTAGTGTGAAAGTTATAGAAATCACAAGCAAAAGGCATGGAATTTTAGGAAATTTTGAGAAAATTAATGCTCTTGCAAAACTCTTTAAAGAACAAAGGGCAAATCTTGTGATTAGCTTTATCCATCAAAGCAATATCCTAGCAATTCTTGCTAGCGCAAAAAGAATTCCAACTATTGCCACAGAACATAGCATTTACACAAGCCTAAGTGGCATTTGGGCGTATTTGCGCAAGCTTGTTTATCCTTATGCTTCGTGTGTTACAACGCTTACGCACAAGGATTTGCGCCACTATGCGTGTTTAAAAAATGTGCGTGTGATGCCAAACCCTATTTGCGTGGCACAAGATGATTCTAGGGATTATAGCGTATTTAAGCCTTATGTGCTAAGTGCTGGGCGAATGATAGAGAGTAAGCATTTTGATGAACTTTTAGAGGCATTTGCGATTTTTTCCAAAAAGAATAATGGGAAGCACAAAGAGTTTTTCTTGCTTCTTGCCGGAGATGGTAAAGAGAGAGAAAAATTAGAAAAGCAAGCTAAAGATTTAGGGATAAAGGCGGTGTTTTTAGGGCGGTTAGAAACTCTTTATAATGCGTATAGTAATGCGGAATTTTTCGCGCTTTCAAGCCATAAAGAAGGTTTAAGCAATGTGCTAATTGAAGCATTAATGTGTGGTATTCCTGTGGTCAGCTATGATTGCCCTTATGGACCTAGTGAGATTATAGAAAATAATGGCTATCTTGTGGAGCTTGGAAATGTGGAATCCTTAGCGGAGCATTTTGAAAAAACTTTAGAAAATAGAGATTCTTTGGCAAAAAATGCACTTAAAATCAACGAACGCTTTAGTGAAGCTGTTGTGCTTGAAAAATGGCGCGCTTTAATCCAAGAATTTATCTCCTAA